A stretch of the Polaribacter pacificus genome encodes the following:
- a CDS encoding acyl-CoA thioesterase — protein sequence MKYHTRKWIKPEDLNPNGTLFGGRLLQWIDEEIALYAIIQLEIPRTVTKFMSEIDFVSSAKQGDIIEIGIEVLAFGNTSITLKCTVRNKLTHKTIIEIDKVVMVALDDNGQPKKHGKTAIEYVKDRLKD from the coding sequence ATGAAGTATCATACAAGAAAATGGATTAAACCTGAAGATTTAAACCCAAATGGAACCTTATTTGGAGGACGGTTATTACAATGGATTGATGAGGAAATTGCTTTGTATGCAATCATTCAATTAGAGATTCCAAGAACAGTAACCAAATTTATGTCAGAAATAGATTTTGTGAGTTCTGCAAAACAGGGTGATATTATAGAAATAGGGATTGAAGTCTTGGCTTTTGGAAATACATCTATTACGTTAAAATGCACTGTTCGAAATAAATTAACACACAAAACCATTATTGAAATAGACAAAGTTGTTATGGTAGCCCTTGATGATAACGGTCAACCTAAAAAGCATGGAAAGACTGCTATAGAATACGTAAAAGATCGATTAAAAGATTAA